A window of the Chrysemys picta bellii isolate R12L10 chromosome 24, ASM1138683v2, whole genome shotgun sequence genome harbors these coding sequences:
- the SRCIN1 gene encoding SRC kinase signaling inhibitor 1 isoform X7: MSIDRDNRRVVKRRPIPGHALDRDPERTSTHMISADDAEYPREYRTLGNGTRRFSNVGLVHTSERRHTVIAAQSLEALTGLQKAEMDRKRDAFMDHLKNKYPQHALAIRGQQDRIRDQQPNYWSFKTRSSRHSQGSQPALADQAKLSFASAESLETMSEAELPIGFNRMNRFRQSLPLSRSTSQTKLRSPGVLFLQFGDETRRVHITHEISSMDTLHALIVHMFPQKLTMGMLKSSNTAILIKDESRNVFYELEDVRDIQDRSIIKIYRKEPLYASFPASHITNGDLRREMVYTSRESSPTRRLNSMSPASHLTSGSPPPVLQSSSPSRSRMSYSGGRPPSYAGSPVHHGERLSNLPPAAGVSPSPSAILERRDVKPDEDLAGKNMVLMKNEGLYADPYGMVHEGRLSITSTQSLAGMGDPFAYAGGLYKRGSVRSLSTYSAAALQTELEDSLYKPNAQIYSDTYGPSLGFRMPPSSPQKMADGRLVDVQQGQSPHSPYSGPPSRSSPVRQSFRKDSCSSVFMDSPVSKPRNPSSSGPPELFPGPGDRPLSGFGPPVPAKDTETRERMEAMEKQIASLTGLVQSALLRGSEGETPSEKTDATNGGTPPSAPASRSCTGTPIPAPSYPSATSTPAGQPTAITRLHMQLHLHDLQQNASDLRNQLQQLKKLQLQNQETVKTMLRRTETEISVRVTDTMRKQEDPLQRQRSLVEEERLRYLNEEELITQQLNDLEKSVEKIQKDNHRLVPVQELEEKAMVLKQLGETLTELKAHFPSLQSKMRVVLRVEVEAVKFLKEEPHRLDGLLKRCKTVTDTLAQIRRQVDESVWAPSNNLSQSPKKVASEIDFSKGLDFEVPTSPPMNLHDLTASTDTLGTPGFGQSGPQPPKSNNPSRAPEMVPAKTQTGPETPGRRSADKAVSVEAAERDWEEKRAALTQYSAKDINRLLEETQAELMKAIPDLEFATKHKQAAGSAASTPEHKPSKPQHAQKATAKIDPNGRRGSDELTVPRYRTEKPSKSPPPPPPRRSFPSSHGLTTTRTGEVIITSKKDSSFMKKAESEELEPQKPQVKLRRTVSEVTRPASTPPIIASAIKDDDEEDRIIAELEVFQRSSGSPFIPKFRCDRLAAAVSPAPADLWPNGAALAAEGWKAAAASQPDAGTDSSRQLSVQEPASPASPTVPLPQIVLTEWVSDPPSPEAELEVASETGSHPCTNQSSNREVGMEGSPPVEPTQAMAETERNLEGLGLLSSSPENQAEREENSLIQVPSGFLEQTLSAPGSSQASPIQPGGAPEGERAFLVTNPPTQSLSKDEGNALVEEGGEKVGTLNAGEEGSCETMAYGPVVRVEDKPLIDLLKEPADPELGSEKVSSITDEGSKAAVGFHGDVSEPKARRTNPSSERMPPTSEDPSGASKQAQREDLTGCPVSKCPTPRPRSFPGKDPNHQVSEQLTIQPTEEYFHASRFSEHRATSGRRTLDQLADGEETKAASNTGGSPAEREQEPDLEGKTKEEMSPLGFASLSSHEICECTYQRLDSLEETIRELEMTINEINIHPSAEFLFRTELLGQLGSQDDRGLKEGLGDLEHSCWHARTVDSGQGEADAPRRSSLSGTKPPLLPKPQLPLDSPKSGGVSIPAMKMVNPASRLKQTQQGSPDKSKHIKQRMEYMRIQGQQQ; encoded by the exons ACAAGAAGTTCGCGGCactcccagggctcccagcccgccCTGGCCGATCAAGCCAAACTCTCCTTCGCCTCGGCCGAGTCCCTGGAAACCATGTCTGAAGCCGAGCTGCCCATTGGATTCAACAGGATGAACCGGTTCCGGCAGAGCTTGCCTTTGTCCCGCTCCACCAGCCAAACCAAGCTCCGGTCGCCAG GGGTCCTTTTCCTGCAGTTCGGGGACGAGACGAGGCGCGTCCACATCACCCACGAGATCAGCAGCATGGACACGCTGCACGCCCTCATCGTCCACATGTTCCCCCAGAAGCTCACCATGGGGATGCTGAAATCGTCCAACACCGCCATCCTGATCAAGGACGAGTCGCGCAATGTCTTCTACGAGCTGGAGGACGTCCG GGACATCCAGGACAGAAGCATCATCAAAATCTACCGCAAAGAGCCCCTCTacgcctccttcccagcctcgcACATCACCAATGGGGACCTGAGG CGGGAGATGGTTTACACCTCCAGGGAGTCGTCCCCCACCCGCCGGCTGAACAGCATGTCCCCCGCTTCCCACCTCACCTCTGGCTCCCCTCCGCCCGTGCTCCAGTCTTCCTCCCCGTCCCGCTCCCGCATGTCCTACAGCGGCGGGCGCCCGCCCTCCTACGCCGGCAGCCCCGTGCACCACGGCGAGCGCCTCTCCAACCTGCCGCCCGCCGCGGGCGTGTCGCCCAGCCCCAGCGCCATCCTGGAGCGCCGGGACGTCAAGCCGGACGAAGACCTGGCCGGCAAGAACATGGTGCTGATGAAGAACGAGGGGCTGTATGCCGACCCCTACGGCATGGTGCACGAGGGGCGGCTCAGCATCACCTCCACGCAGTCCCTGGCCGGCATGGGCGACCCCTTCGCCTACGCCGGGGGGCTGTACAAACGGGGCTCGGTCCGCTCCCTCAGCACCTACTCGGCAGCCGCCCTGCAGACAGAGCTGGAGGACAGCCTGTACAAGCCCAACGCCCAGATCTACAGCGACACCTACGGGCCCAGCCTCGGCTTCCGCATGCCCCCGTCCTCCCCGCAGAAGATGGCCGACGGCCGGCTGGTGGACGTCCAGCAGGGGCAGAGCCCTCACAGTCCCTACTCGGGGCCGCCCAGCAGGTCCTCACCTGTCCGCCAGTCCTTCCGCAAAGACTCCTGCTCCTCGGTCTTCATGGACAGCCCCGTCAGCAAGCCCCGCAACCCCAGCTCCTCGGGGCCCCCCGAACTCTTCCCAGGCCCCGGGGATCGACCCCTATCAGGGTTCGGTCCTCCCGTGCCCGCCAAGGATACGGAAACAAG GGAACGGATGGAAGCCATGGAGAAGCAGATTGCCAGCCTGACGGGGCTGGTGCAGAGTGCGCTGCTCCGGGGCTCCGAGGGCGAGACCCCCAG CGAGAAGACGGACGCCACCAACGGAGGGACACCCCCGTCAGCAC CCGCCAGCCGGAGCTGCACGGGGACTCCGATCCCCGCCCCCTCGTACCCCTCCGCCACCAGCACCCCAGCCGGGCAGCCGACGGCCATCACCCGCCTGCACATGCAACTGCACCTCCACGACCTGCAGCAGAACGCCAGCGACCTCCGCAACCAACTGCAGCAGCTGAAGAAGCTGCAG CTGCAGAACCAGGAGACGGTGAAGACGATGCTGCGGCGGACGGAGACAGAGATCAGCGTGCGGGTGACGGACACCATGCGCAAGCAGGAGGACCCCCTGCAGCGTCAGCGCAGCCTGGTGGAGGAGGAGCGGCTCCGCTACCTGAACGAGGAAGAGCTAATCACCCAGCAGTTAAA CGACCTGGAGAAGTCGGTGGAGAAGATCCAGAAGGACAATCACCGGCTGGTTCCtgtgcaggagctggaggagaaggcCATGGTGCTTAAACAGCTGGGGGAGACGCTGACCGAACTGAAGG CTCACTTCCCCAGCCTGCAGAGTAAGATGCGGGTGGTGCTGCGGGTGGAGGTGGAGGCTGTGAAGTTCCTCAAGGAGGAGCCGCACCGGCTGGATGGCCTGCTGAAGCGCTGCAAGACCGTGACAGACACCCTCGCCCAGATCCGCAG GCAAGTGGATGAGAGCGTGTGGGCTCCGTCCAACAACCTGAGCCAGTCCCCGAAGAAGGTGGCATCAGAGATCGATTTCAGCAAGGGTCTGGATTTCGAGGTCCCCACCAGCCCCCCGATGAACCTCCATGACCTGACCGCCTCCACAGATACCCTGGGCACGCCGGGCTTCGGGCAGagtggcccccagccccccaagagCAATaacccctcccgggctccggagaTGGTGCCGGCCAAGACCCAGACGGGCCCCGAGACTCCCGGCAGGAGGAGCGCGGACAAGGCCGTGTCCGTAGAG GCCGCCGAGCGGGACTGGGAGGAGAAGAGGGCAGCGCTGACCCAGTACAGCGCCAAGGACATTAACCGCCTCCTGGAGGAGACCCAGGCCGAGCTCATGAAGGCCATCCCCGACCTGGAGTTTGCCACCAAGCACAAGCAGGCCGCCGGCAGCGCCGCCTCCACGCCTGAGCACAAGCCCTCCAAGCCGCAGCACGCACAGAAAGCCACCGCCAAAATCGACCCCAATGGCCGCCGGGGCTCAG ACGAGCTGACAGTCCCCAGGTATCGGACCGAGAAGCCCTCGAAATCGCCGCCTCCCCCCCCTCCTCGCCGGAGCTTCCCTTCCTCCCACGGGCTGACCACCACCCGCACCGGCGAGGTGATCATCACCAGCAAGAAGGACTCGAGCTTCATGAAG AAGGCAGAGTCggaggagctggagccccagaagCCCCAGGTGAAGCTGAGGCGGACCGTGTCGGAGGTCACCAGGCCCGCGTCCACCCCACCCATCATCGCCTCCGCCATCAAGGACGACGACGAGGAGGACCGGATCATCGCCGAGCTGGAG GTGTTTCAGAGAAGCTCTGGCTCCCCATTTATCCCCAAGTTCCGCTGCGACCGGCTCGCGGCCGCCGTCTCCCCCGCTCCCGCAGACTTGTGGCCCAATGGGGCCGCGCTGGCAGCCGAAGGATGGAAG GCTGCAGCGGCCAGCCAGCCCGATGCTGGAACagactccagccgccagctgtcaGTCCAG GAACCGGCCTCTCCAGCCAGCCCGACTGTCCCCCTCCCTCAGATTGTGCTCACCGAGTGGGTGTCTGACCCGCCTTCGCCTGAAGCCGAACTGGAGGTGGCTTCAGAAACAGGCAGCCATCCGTGCACTAACCAGTCCAGCAAcagagaggtgggaatggaaggATCTCCACCTGTAGAGCCTACACAGGCCATGGCGGAAACCGAGAGAAACTTGGAGGGGTTGGGGCTCTTGTCAAGCAGCCCTGAGAACCAGGCTGAAAGAGAGGAAAACTCTCTCATCCAGGTGCCATCTGGTTTCTTAGAGCAGACTCTGTCGGCGCCAGGGAGCAGCCAAGCCTCACCCATCCAGCCTGGAGGTGCTCCAGAAGGAGAGAGAGCATTCTTAGTAACAAACCCCCCGACCCAGTCTCTGTCAAAGGATGAAGGGAACGCCTTGGTtgaggagggaggagaaaaggttGGGACGTTGAACGCCGGAGAGGAAGGCAGCTGCGAGACTATGGCCTACGGGCCAGTTGTCCGTGTGGAGGACAAACCCCTCATCGATCTCTTGAAAGAACCCGCGGACCCCGAATTGGGTTCCGAGAAGGTTTCCTCCATCACTGACGAAGGGTCTAAAGCGGCCGTGGGATTTCACGGCGATGTCTCAGAACCCAAAGCCAGGAGAACCAATCCAAGCTCGGAGAGGATGCCCCCCACTTCTGAAGACCCCAGTGGGGCTAGCAAGCAGGCGCAAAGGGAAGACCTCACTGGCTGTCCAGTCTCAAAGTGTCCAACACCAAGACCAAGATCTTTCCCAGGCAAAGATCCAAACCACCAGGTGTCTGAACAACTCACAATACAGCCTACTGAGGAGTACTTCCATGCTTCGAGATTCAGTGAGCATAGAGCCACCTCTGGACGGAGAACCCTAGACCAACTTGCAGATGGAGAGGAGACCAAGGCAGCCTCGAATACTGGAGGGTCCCCagcagagagagagcaagaacCGGACCTAGAAGGCAAAACCAAAGAGGAAATGTCTCCTCTCGGCTTTGCAAGTCTAAGCAGCCACGAGATTTGTGAATGCACGTACCAAAGACTGGACAGCCTTGAAGAAACTATCCGTGAGCTGGAGATGACCATTAATGAAATCAATATCCACCCGTCAGCTGAATTTCTATTCCGGACAGAGCTGCTAGGACAGCTGGGGTCTCAGGACGACAGAGGGCTAAAGGAGGGCTTGGGGGATCTTGAACACAGTTGCTGGCATGCCAGGACCGTGGATTCAGGACAGGGTGAGGCTGATGCTCCCAGGAGGTCATCTCTGAGCGGGACCAAGCCGCCTCTGCTACCCAAGCCACAGCTTCCGCTCGACAGTCCTAAG AGCGGCGGGGTTTCCATTCCAGCCATGAAGATGGTGAATCCGGCCTCCAGGCTGAAGCAGACCCAGCAGGGAAGTCCGGACAAAAGCAAACACATCAAGCAGAGAATGGAATACATGAGAATCCAGGGACAACAGCAG
- the SRCIN1 gene encoding SRC kinase signaling inhibitor 1 isoform X9: protein MEPLLEETRSSRHSQGSQPALADQAKLSFASAESLETMSEAELPIGFNRMNRFRQSLPLSRSTSQTKLRSPGVLFLQFGDETRRVHITHEISSMDTLHALIVHMFPQKLTMGMLKSSNTAILIKDESRNVFYELEDVRDIQDRSIIKIYRKEPLYASFPASHITNGDLRREMVYTSRESSPTRRLNSMSPASHLTSGSPPPVLQSSSPSRSRMSYSGGRPPSYAGSPVHHGERLSNLPPAAGVSPSPSAILERRDVKPDEDLAGKNMVLMKNEGLYADPYGMVHEGRLSITSTQSLAGMGDPFAYAGGLYKRGSVRSLSTYSAAALQTELEDSLYKPNAQIYSDTYGPSLGFRMPPSSPQKMADGRLVDVQQGQSPHSPYSGPPSRSSPVRQSFRKDSCSSVFMDSPVSKPRNPSSSGPPELFPGPGDRPLSGFGPPVPAKDTETRERMEAMEKQIASLTGLVQSALLRGSEGETPSEKTDATNGGTPPSAPASRSCTGTPIPAPSYPSATSTPAGQPTAITRLHMQLHLHDLQQNASDLRNQLQQLKKLQLQNQETVKTMLRRTETEISVRVTDTMRKQEDPLQRQRSLVEEERLRYLNEEELITQQLNDLEKSVEKIQKDNHRLVPVQELEEKAMVLKQLGETLTELKAHFPSLQSKMRVVLRVEVEAVKFLKEEPHRLDGLLKRCKTVTDTLAQIRRQVDESVWAPSNNLSQSPKKVASEIDFSKGLDFEVPTSPPMNLHDLTASTDTLGTPGFGQSGPQPPKSNNPSRAPEMVPAKTQTGPETPGRRSADKAVSVEAAERDWEEKRAALTQYSAKDINRLLEETQAELMKAIPDLEFATKHKQAAGSAASTPEHKPSKPQHAQKATAKIDPNGRRGSDELTVPRYRTEKPSKSPPPPPPRRSFPSSHGLTTTRTGEVIITSKKDSSFMKKAESEELEPQKPQVKLRRTVSEVTRPASTPPIIASAIKDDDEEDRIIAELEVFQRSSGSPFIPKFRCDRLAAAVSPAPADLWPNGAALAAEGWKAAAASQPDAGTDSSRQLSVQEPASPASPTVPLPQIVLTEWVSDPPSPEAELEVASETGSHPCTNQSSNREVGMEGSPPVEPTQAMAETERNLEGLGLLSSSPENQAEREENSLIQVPSGFLEQTLSAPGSSQASPIQPGGAPEGERAFLVTNPPTQSLSKDEGNALVEEGGEKVGTLNAGEEGSCETMAYGPVVRVEDKPLIDLLKEPADPELGSEKVSSITDEGSKAAVGFHGDVSEPKARRTNPSSERMPPTSEDPSGASKQAQREDLTGCPVSKCPTPRPRSFPGKDPNHQVSEQLTIQPTEEYFHASRFSEHRATSGRRTLDQLADGEETKAASNTGGSPAEREQEPDLEGKTKEEMSPLGFASLSSHEICECTYQRLDSLEETIRELEMTINEINIHPSAEFLFRTELLGQLGSQDDRGLKEGLGDLEHSCWHARTVDSGQGEADAPRRSSLSGTKPPLLPKPQLPLDSPKSGGVSIPAMKMVNPASRLKQTQQGSPDKSKHIKQRMEYMRIQGQQQSAKNFTPPVLRASSNEDSAQRQHLPCLVQGGPEQKQKAVDGGRKGVGGKRLLKTPQKPSDLTVNATPFFFP from the exons ACAAGAAGTTCGCGGCactcccagggctcccagcccgccCTGGCCGATCAAGCCAAACTCTCCTTCGCCTCGGCCGAGTCCCTGGAAACCATGTCTGAAGCCGAGCTGCCCATTGGATTCAACAGGATGAACCGGTTCCGGCAGAGCTTGCCTTTGTCCCGCTCCACCAGCCAAACCAAGCTCCGGTCGCCAG GGGTCCTTTTCCTGCAGTTCGGGGACGAGACGAGGCGCGTCCACATCACCCACGAGATCAGCAGCATGGACACGCTGCACGCCCTCATCGTCCACATGTTCCCCCAGAAGCTCACCATGGGGATGCTGAAATCGTCCAACACCGCCATCCTGATCAAGGACGAGTCGCGCAATGTCTTCTACGAGCTGGAGGACGTCCG GGACATCCAGGACAGAAGCATCATCAAAATCTACCGCAAAGAGCCCCTCTacgcctccttcccagcctcgcACATCACCAATGGGGACCTGAGG CGGGAGATGGTTTACACCTCCAGGGAGTCGTCCCCCACCCGCCGGCTGAACAGCATGTCCCCCGCTTCCCACCTCACCTCTGGCTCCCCTCCGCCCGTGCTCCAGTCTTCCTCCCCGTCCCGCTCCCGCATGTCCTACAGCGGCGGGCGCCCGCCCTCCTACGCCGGCAGCCCCGTGCACCACGGCGAGCGCCTCTCCAACCTGCCGCCCGCCGCGGGCGTGTCGCCCAGCCCCAGCGCCATCCTGGAGCGCCGGGACGTCAAGCCGGACGAAGACCTGGCCGGCAAGAACATGGTGCTGATGAAGAACGAGGGGCTGTATGCCGACCCCTACGGCATGGTGCACGAGGGGCGGCTCAGCATCACCTCCACGCAGTCCCTGGCCGGCATGGGCGACCCCTTCGCCTACGCCGGGGGGCTGTACAAACGGGGCTCGGTCCGCTCCCTCAGCACCTACTCGGCAGCCGCCCTGCAGACAGAGCTGGAGGACAGCCTGTACAAGCCCAACGCCCAGATCTACAGCGACACCTACGGGCCCAGCCTCGGCTTCCGCATGCCCCCGTCCTCCCCGCAGAAGATGGCCGACGGCCGGCTGGTGGACGTCCAGCAGGGGCAGAGCCCTCACAGTCCCTACTCGGGGCCGCCCAGCAGGTCCTCACCTGTCCGCCAGTCCTTCCGCAAAGACTCCTGCTCCTCGGTCTTCATGGACAGCCCCGTCAGCAAGCCCCGCAACCCCAGCTCCTCGGGGCCCCCCGAACTCTTCCCAGGCCCCGGGGATCGACCCCTATCAGGGTTCGGTCCTCCCGTGCCCGCCAAGGATACGGAAACAAG GGAACGGATGGAAGCCATGGAGAAGCAGATTGCCAGCCTGACGGGGCTGGTGCAGAGTGCGCTGCTCCGGGGCTCCGAGGGCGAGACCCCCAG CGAGAAGACGGACGCCACCAACGGAGGGACACCCCCGTCAGCAC CCGCCAGCCGGAGCTGCACGGGGACTCCGATCCCCGCCCCCTCGTACCCCTCCGCCACCAGCACCCCAGCCGGGCAGCCGACGGCCATCACCCGCCTGCACATGCAACTGCACCTCCACGACCTGCAGCAGAACGCCAGCGACCTCCGCAACCAACTGCAGCAGCTGAAGAAGCTGCAG CTGCAGAACCAGGAGACGGTGAAGACGATGCTGCGGCGGACGGAGACAGAGATCAGCGTGCGGGTGACGGACACCATGCGCAAGCAGGAGGACCCCCTGCAGCGTCAGCGCAGCCTGGTGGAGGAGGAGCGGCTCCGCTACCTGAACGAGGAAGAGCTAATCACCCAGCAGTTAAA CGACCTGGAGAAGTCGGTGGAGAAGATCCAGAAGGACAATCACCGGCTGGTTCCtgtgcaggagctggaggagaaggcCATGGTGCTTAAACAGCTGGGGGAGACGCTGACCGAACTGAAGG CTCACTTCCCCAGCCTGCAGAGTAAGATGCGGGTGGTGCTGCGGGTGGAGGTGGAGGCTGTGAAGTTCCTCAAGGAGGAGCCGCACCGGCTGGATGGCCTGCTGAAGCGCTGCAAGACCGTGACAGACACCCTCGCCCAGATCCGCAG GCAAGTGGATGAGAGCGTGTGGGCTCCGTCCAACAACCTGAGCCAGTCCCCGAAGAAGGTGGCATCAGAGATCGATTTCAGCAAGGGTCTGGATTTCGAGGTCCCCACCAGCCCCCCGATGAACCTCCATGACCTGACCGCCTCCACAGATACCCTGGGCACGCCGGGCTTCGGGCAGagtggcccccagccccccaagagCAATaacccctcccgggctccggagaTGGTGCCGGCCAAGACCCAGACGGGCCCCGAGACTCCCGGCAGGAGGAGCGCGGACAAGGCCGTGTCCGTAGAG GCCGCCGAGCGGGACTGGGAGGAGAAGAGGGCAGCGCTGACCCAGTACAGCGCCAAGGACATTAACCGCCTCCTGGAGGAGACCCAGGCCGAGCTCATGAAGGCCATCCCCGACCTGGAGTTTGCCACCAAGCACAAGCAGGCCGCCGGCAGCGCCGCCTCCACGCCTGAGCACAAGCCCTCCAAGCCGCAGCACGCACAGAAAGCCACCGCCAAAATCGACCCCAATGGCCGCCGGGGCTCAG ACGAGCTGACAGTCCCCAGGTATCGGACCGAGAAGCCCTCGAAATCGCCGCCTCCCCCCCCTCCTCGCCGGAGCTTCCCTTCCTCCCACGGGCTGACCACCACCCGCACCGGCGAGGTGATCATCACCAGCAAGAAGGACTCGAGCTTCATGAAG AAGGCAGAGTCggaggagctggagccccagaagCCCCAGGTGAAGCTGAGGCGGACCGTGTCGGAGGTCACCAGGCCCGCGTCCACCCCACCCATCATCGCCTCCGCCATCAAGGACGACGACGAGGAGGACCGGATCATCGCCGAGCTGGAG GTGTTTCAGAGAAGCTCTGGCTCCCCATTTATCCCCAAGTTCCGCTGCGACCGGCTCGCGGCCGCCGTCTCCCCCGCTCCCGCAGACTTGTGGCCCAATGGGGCCGCGCTGGCAGCCGAAGGATGGAAG GCTGCAGCGGCCAGCCAGCCCGATGCTGGAACagactccagccgccagctgtcaGTCCAG GAACCGGCCTCTCCAGCCAGCCCGACTGTCCCCCTCCCTCAGATTGTGCTCACCGAGTGGGTGTCTGACCCGCCTTCGCCTGAAGCCGAACTGGAGGTGGCTTCAGAAACAGGCAGCCATCCGTGCACTAACCAGTCCAGCAAcagagaggtgggaatggaaggATCTCCACCTGTAGAGCCTACACAGGCCATGGCGGAAACCGAGAGAAACTTGGAGGGGTTGGGGCTCTTGTCAAGCAGCCCTGAGAACCAGGCTGAAAGAGAGGAAAACTCTCTCATCCAGGTGCCATCTGGTTTCTTAGAGCAGACTCTGTCGGCGCCAGGGAGCAGCCAAGCCTCACCCATCCAGCCTGGAGGTGCTCCAGAAGGAGAGAGAGCATTCTTAGTAACAAACCCCCCGACCCAGTCTCTGTCAAAGGATGAAGGGAACGCCTTGGTtgaggagggaggagaaaaggttGGGACGTTGAACGCCGGAGAGGAAGGCAGCTGCGAGACTATGGCCTACGGGCCAGTTGTCCGTGTGGAGGACAAACCCCTCATCGATCTCTTGAAAGAACCCGCGGACCCCGAATTGGGTTCCGAGAAGGTTTCCTCCATCACTGACGAAGGGTCTAAAGCGGCCGTGGGATTTCACGGCGATGTCTCAGAACCCAAAGCCAGGAGAACCAATCCAAGCTCGGAGAGGATGCCCCCCACTTCTGAAGACCCCAGTGGGGCTAGCAAGCAGGCGCAAAGGGAAGACCTCACTGGCTGTCCAGTCTCAAAGTGTCCAACACCAAGACCAAGATCTTTCCCAGGCAAAGATCCAAACCACCAGGTGTCTGAACAACTCACAATACAGCCTACTGAGGAGTACTTCCATGCTTCGAGATTCAGTGAGCATAGAGCCACCTCTGGACGGAGAACCCTAGACCAACTTGCAGATGGAGAGGAGACCAAGGCAGCCTCGAATACTGGAGGGTCCCCagcagagagagagcaagaacCGGACCTAGAAGGCAAAACCAAAGAGGAAATGTCTCCTCTCGGCTTTGCAAGTCTAAGCAGCCACGAGATTTGTGAATGCACGTACCAAAGACTGGACAGCCTTGAAGAAACTATCCGTGAGCTGGAGATGACCATTAATGAAATCAATATCCACCCGTCAGCTGAATTTCTATTCCGGACAGAGCTGCTAGGACAGCTGGGGTCTCAGGACGACAGAGGGCTAAAGGAGGGCTTGGGGGATCTTGAACACAGTTGCTGGCATGCCAGGACCGTGGATTCAGGACAGGGTGAGGCTGATGCTCCCAGGAGGTCATCTCTGAGCGGGACCAAGCCGCCTCTGCTACCCAAGCCACAGCTTCCGCTCGACAGTCCTAAG AGCGGCGGGGTTTCCATTCCAGCCATGAAGATGGTGAATCCGGCCTCCAGGCTGAAGCAGACCCAGCAGGGAAGTCCGGACAAAAGCAAACACATCAAGCAGAGAATGGAATACATGAGAATCCAGGGACAACAGCAG